One genomic window of Cololabis saira isolate AMF1-May2022 chromosome 3, fColSai1.1, whole genome shotgun sequence includes the following:
- the entpd3 gene encoding ectonucleoside triphosphate diphosphohydrolase 3, with the protein MGAKKKMGFKCRIAVVLLLLLASIAALVTVAVIQGAWIAQEYNLEYGIVIDSGSSRSNVYLYEWPGEKENETGVVTEKMNCKVDGTAISEMKVDTQKDEVTWKGFKNCMDLILNTIPVEKHRNTILFLGATAGMRLLQLENEQRSDQVLASLREYLSSLPFKFQNASIISGQEEGLYGWITVNYLMGKFLEKNLLNAYVRPNGEETVGSMDLGGASTQIAFAVQEQGSGPDYKEVKLYGYPYNIYTHSFLCYGKNEAEKRVLDKVVQRSSDPRYIINPCYPEGFNLTMKASTIYDTECTQKPKNYNPDQDFFMVGVADSEKCGELVRSIFDFKTCNSSQCSFNEVEQPPVTGDFKAYAGFFYTARALLINDTSELDQFRASVKTFCHTHWTVLREQKTWISDRYLRTYCFAAHYVLTLLADGYKFDSESWKNIYFEKEVKNTSIGWSLGYMLSMSNMIPSEVKEIPPLTDPAFAGLIFLFSAFIIVAVVVICILFIRTCY; encoded by the exons ATGGGTGCCAAAAAGAAAATGGGCTTCAAGTGTCGCATAGCGGtagttctgcttctcctgctggCCAGTATCGCTGCCCTAGTTACTGTAGCTGTCATCCAGGGCGCCTGGATTGCTCAAGAGTACAACTTGGAG TACGGCATCGTGATAGACTCGGGTTCATCTCGTTCCAATGTGTACCTGTACGAATGGCCAGGGGAGAAGGAAAATGAAACGGGAGTGGTGACTGAAAAAATGAACTGTAAAGTTGATG GTACTGCTATCTCAGAGATGAAAGTTGACACACAGAAAGATGAAGTGACATGGAAAGGATTCAAAAATTGCATGGATTTAATCCTTAATACCATTCCTGTTGAGAAACACAGAAATACCATTCTCTTTCTTGGAGCCACAGCAGGAATGCGACTCCTACA aCTTGAAAATGAACAGAGGTCCGACCAAGTTCTGGCAAGTCTCAGGGAATATTTGAGTTCTCTGCCCTTCAAGTTCCAGAATGCTTCCATCATATCTGGTCAGGAAGAAGGGCTGTATGGGTGGATCACAGTCAACTACTTGATGGGAAAGTTCCTGGAA AAAAACCTGCTCAACGCGTATGTGCGCCCAAATGGAGAAGAGACGGTTGGTTCTATGGACCTTGGTGGAGCTTCAACTCAGATTGCATTTGCAGTTCAGGAGCAGGGCAGTGGACCTGACTACAAGGAAGTGAAACTGTACGGTTACCCTTACAATATCTACACACACAGTTTCCTCTGCTACGGCAAAAACGAGGCTGAGAAGAGGGTTCTGGACAAAGTAGTCCAG AGATCATCTGACCCAAGATACATAATAAACCCATGCTACCCTGAAGGTTTCAATCTTACCATGAAGGCCTCCACCATTTATGACACGGAGTGCACCCAGAAACCTAAAAACTACAACCCAGATCAAGACTTCTTCATGGTTGGGGTTGCAGACTCTGAGAAATGTGGTGAATTAGTACGGTCCATCTTTGACTTCAAAACCTGTAACTCATCCCAGTGTTCCTTTAATGAGGTTGAGCAGCCACCAGTCACCGGGGACTTTAAG GCGTATGCGGGATTCTTCTACACTGCCAGAGCTCTGCTGATCAATGACACATCAGAGCTTGATCAATTCAGAGCCTCCGTGAAGACGTTCTGCCACACACACTGGACAGTG CTGAGAGAACAGAAAACGTGGATCTCGGACAGATACCTCAGGACTTATTGCTTTGCAGCTCATTATGTCCTCACTCTGCTAGCAGATGGATACAAGTTTGACAGTGAGAGCTGGAAAAATATCTACTTTGAAAAAGAG GTAAAGAACACTAGCATTGGCTGGAGTTTGGGCTACATGCTGAGCATGTCCAATATGATCCCGTCTGAAGTGAAAGAAATCCCCCCGCTGACAGACCCCGCCTTCGCGGGCCTtatctttctgttttcagcatttATCATTGTTGCAGTTGTCGTAATTTGTATCCTCTTCATTCGCACCTGCTACTGA